From Ignavibacterium sp.:
AGATAAATGTTCCTAAAGAACTTTTTGGTGACTCAGTTGAATTTTTGAAGGAAAGCACTGAAGTTGAAATTCTTTTCAGTGATAATGAAATCATAACTGTTGAACCACCAATTTTTGTAAACCTTGCAGTTACTCAAACAGAACCTGGCTTCAGAGGCAATACTGCAACCGGTGCTGTTAAACCTGCAACACTTGAAACTGGGGCAACGATTAATGTTCCGCTCTTTATTGAAATAGGGGATGTGCTGAAAGTTGATACTCGTACTGGTGAATATGTTGAACGTGTAAAGTCAAATTAAACAGGAGAAGTTTATGGATCTGAATCTAATTAAAAAACTCGTTAAAATTCTCGAGACAAGTGAAGTAACTGACATCGAGATTGAAGAGAATGGAACCAAAATAAAGGTTGCTAAAAAAGTCCGTGTTGCTCCTGCAATGCAAACGATTTCCACTGTTCCTTCTCAACCAACTTCTGTTTCCGTTCAGCAGAAAGAAGAAGTTAAACCAGTTGAAAAGAAAACATCCGACGAATCTGCTGAATCAAATCTTCATACAGTTCGTTCTCCAATTGTTGGAACATTTTATCGCGCACCTGCACCCGATGCTGATCCTTATGTTCAGGTTGGAGATGTTGTTTCAGTCGGAACTGTTCTTTGTATTGTTGAAGCGATGAAACTAATGAACGAAATCGAATCCGATGTTAATGGTAAAGTAGTAAAAATTCTTGTCGAAAACGGAAAACCGGTTGAATACAATCAACCATTGTTTTTAATTCAACCAATGTAATTCACAGATTACGGTAGATTGTGTTTAATAAAATTTTAATTGCTAACAGAGGCGAAATAGCACTTCGCATAATCAGAGCTTGTAAAGAGCTTGGAATTAAAACAGTTGCTGTTTATTCAGAAGCTGATCGTGAGTCGTTACATGTAACTTTCGCCGATGAAGCCGTTTGTATCGGACCACCTTTAGGCAAAGAAAGTTATCTTAAAATTCCGGCAATCATTTCCGCTGCGCAGGTTACCGGAGCAGATGCAATCCATCCGGGTTACGGCTTTCTGGCAGAGAATGCTAACTTCTCAGAAATTTGTACAGAATCTGACATCACTTTTATTGGACCAACTCCGCAGATGATCACCGCAATGGGTGATAAGTCATATGCAAAAGACACAATGAAAAAAAACGGAGTGCCTGTAATTCCGGGTAGCGATGGAGTTGTCAGAGAATTAAAAGAAGCAATAAGAATTTCACACGAAATAGGATTTCCTGTTATAATAAAAGCTTCTGCTGGTGGTGGTGGTAAAGGAATGAGAATTGTCTGGGAAGAAAAAGATTTTGAAAAAGCATTTGTTACTGCACAAACAGAAGCTGAATCAGCATTTGGAAATCCTGATGTATATATTGAGAAGTTTTTGGAAAATCCAAGACATATTGAAGTCCAGGTTGTTGGAGACAAGCACGGAAATGTTTATCACTATGGCGAAAGAGATTGTTCAGTTCAGCGTCGTCATCAGAAATTAATTGAAGAAGCTCCATCACCTGTTCTTGATGAAAATCTTCGCGAGAAAATGGGTGAAGCAGCTGTACTTGGAGCTCATTCTGTTAATTACCTCGGAGCTGGTACCATTGAATTCCTGCTGGACAAATATCATAATTTCTATTTTATGGAAATGAATACCCGTATTCAGGTTGAACATCCTGTTACCGAAATGGTTTACGATGTTGATTTGATAAGAGAACAAATTCTTGTTGCAGCAGGAGAGAAAGCATCTCCTCCACCGCATAAGCATATGGGACATGCAATTGAATTCAGAATTAATGCAGAAGACCCAGAAAAAGATTTCAGACCAAGTCCTGGGAAAATTACTTCGTTACATTTTCCAGGTGGATTAGGAGTAAGAATAGATTCACACATTTATCAGTCGTATACAATTCCACCATACTATGATTCGTTAATTGCTAAACTTATTGTTTGGGCAAAGGATCGTCCTCAGGCACTTGCCCGCGCTAAAAGAGCACTCGAGGAATTTATCATTGAGGGAATTAAAACTACTATACCATTTCATCTTCAGGTTTTGCAGGATGAAAGATTTATTAGTGGTAATTTTGATACCGGCTTTTTAGAAAAATTCACATTTAAAAAACTAGATTAAATACAGAGGTTATTATGAATATTCCTGAAAACTTAAAGTACACAAAAGATCACGAATGGGTTCGTGTAGAAGGAAACATCGGAGTAATCGGAATTACTGATTATGCTCAAAGCGAACTCGGTGATGTCGTCTTTGTTGATATAGACGAATCACTTGCAGAAATTTCTAAAGGTGCTTCTTGCGGAACAATTGAAGCAGTTAAAACCGTAAGCGATGTTTTTGCACCTTTCTCCGGAAAAGTTGTTGAAGTTAATCCGAAGCTTAAGGATAATCCTGAATTATTGAACTCAGATCCCTATGGCAAAGGTTGGATGATCAAAGCTGAAATAAGCAACACCTCAGAACTCGATGATCTTTTAGATGCAACCGCTTATAAAAATCTGATTGGTCAATAGTTTTTTGATAAATTGGAAAAAACAAAATTCTGCTTAATTGCGGAGTTTTGTTTTTTCATTTTAAACTAAATTCATTATAAAAATGCAGCATACTGAACTTATTCTAATCTTAGATTTTGGCTCTCAATTCACTCAGCTTATTACAAGAAGAGTCAGAGAGGCGAATGTTTATTCTGAAATTTATCCGCACACAATTTCATTAGAAAAAATCACAGAGCTTAATCCAAAAGGAATTATTTTCTCAGGCGGTCCAATGAGTGTTTACGATAATGGAGCCCCTGATGTTGATGATAAAATTTTCAACTTGGGAATACCGATATTAGGTATTTGCTATGGGCTTCAACTCATTTCAAAAAAATTATATGGTAAAGTTGAAAGAGCTTCCGATAGAGAATATGGCAGAACTGAATGTGAAGTTTTGAAAGGTTCTGTTCTCTTTAAAGATGTTAAGAAAAAATCTGTAGTCTGGATGAGCCACGGAGACAATGTTACCGAACCTCCCAAGGGATTTGAAGTAATTGCGATTTCGAAACATTCGCCAATCTGTGCAATTGAAAACGCTGAAAGAAAAATTTATGGAGTTCAATTTCATCCGGAAGTTCATCACACTGAAGAGGGTGTAAAAATTATTAGAAATTTTCTTTTCGAAATTTGTAAATGTAAAGGAGACTGGACACCCGCAAACTTTATCAATCAAAGCATTAAAGAAATTAAAGACAAAGTTGGTACTGCTAATGTGATATGTGCATTAAGCGGTGGAGTTGATTCAACTGTTGCAGCTGTATTAGTTAAGCAGGCAATCGGCGAACAGCTTATTTGCATTCATATTGATACCGGACTGATGAGAAAAAATGAGAGCAAAGAAATCAGTGAACTATTTAATTCGAAATTAAATCTTAAGCACATTCACATTGATGCTTCTGAAATTTTTCTTGAGAAATTAAAAAATGTTTCTGACCCTGAATTAAAAAGAAAAATTATTGGTAATACTTTTATTGAAGTATTTGATAGAGAAGCTAAAAAATTTGAGAATGTTAAATTTCTTGTTCAGGGTACACTTTATCCTGATGTAATTGAATCAGTCTCAGTTAAAGGTGCTTCAGCAACAATTAAGACTCATCACAATGTAGGTGGACTTCCGGATAAAATGAATCTGAAATTGATTGAACCATTCAGGGAATTATTCAAAGACGAAGTTAGAAATGTTGGCAGAGCACTTAACATTCCAGAAGAATTTATTGAAAGACATCCCTTTCCCGGCCCGGGTTTAGCTGTAAGAATTCTTGGTCCGGTTGATAAAGAAAAACTTGATATTCTAAGAGAAGCTGACGATATTTTCATCAAAGCAATTAAACAACATAATTTATACAAAAAAATCTGGCAGGCATTTGCAGTGCTTTTACCAGTTCAAAGTGTTGGTGTTATGGGCGATTCAAGAACATATGAAAATGTACTTGCTTTGCGTGCTGTTACATCAGTTGATGGAATGACTGCAGATTGGTTTCCATTTGATCATGATTTTCTTGCTGAAGTTTCAAATACAATCATAAATAAAGTAAGAGGAATTAACAGAGTGGTTTATGATATAAGCTCTAAACCACCTGCTACAATTGAATGGGAATAACAAATGGATGCTCAGGAGAAAGAAAAATTAAAACAGATGGCTGATAATTTTGTTCTGACAGGAAAATATCTGCACGCTGCTCAGATTTATCATCGTTTGCTTGATGAAACAGGAAAAATGGATTATAAATTCAGTCTTGCAGAAACATATCTTCAAATGGGCTTCATAGACGCCTCTGACAAATACTACATTTCAGTCCTTGATGAATTTCCCAATAATGATGAAATGCGACTAGAAGTTTCCTCTCTTCTTATTAAAAGCAAAAATTGGGAAAAGATCATAGAGATTCTATCAATGGTTGACTCTAATAAAAAATCAGTGGTTGATTTTATTCTGGGATTCGCTTATCTGAAAACAGAGGATTACAAATTTGCAAAACACTATCTCGAGAAATTTATAAAGTCGGAAGATGATCCTGAATTAAAAATAGAAGCTGTTTATTATCTTGGCATCGCTAATTATCATGAAAACAATTTCGAAGAAGCAATCAAAAGATTTAAGGAATCTGAATTTCATCAGAACAGCAATGCTGATTTTTATTTTTATCTGGCTTCATCTTATCGGATGCTTGGAATGTTTACTCACGCTTCACTCTACATTACAAAAGCACTAAGACTTAACAGAAAAAGTGCAGGGATACTTTTAGAAGCTGCAAAAATTTATAATAAACTTGAACAGTTTAAGAAGGCAAACAAATATCTGAGTATGTATGGCGAAGTTTCTAAAACAGTTCCAAATGATTACCTGATTACTCTTGCTGAAAATTTCTTGGGATTAAAAAGAATTAAAGATGCTGAAAAGGTTATTTCATTAATTGATGATGAAGAATCAGAAAATCCGGAAGTGATTGCTATAAAATCCAGAATTTCAAAAATATCTGATACAAAATGAATAAATTGAAATTAAAGACTATTGGTTTAATTTTAACAATACTTGCTTTTCATATAACCGCGCAGAGTTCGGATGAGCAGAAATTCAATGAAGCAGTTAAACTATTCAAAGATAGAAAATATCAAACTGCACTTACAAACTTCAAAGTAATTTCGGATAAAGAAAACCCAAATCAAACAGCAGCAAAATTTTTTGTAGTTAAATCACTTATCGAACTGAAGAAATATTCTGAAGCTGAAAAAGAAGCTATAGAATTTTTAGAAAAATTCAGTTCTAGCAAATACGCTGATGAAGTTAATATTCTTCTGATTAAAAGTTTTCTTGAACAAAAGAAATATAAGTCAGCTTTCAGACAGTCGATTGATTTGCTCAAATCATCAAGTTCCACTTCTTATAAAATAGATGCTAAATCAATTGCTCAGAAAATTGCAAGGAATTATTTATCAAGTTATGACCTGAAAGAATATTCAGATAAGGAAAATGATAAAAAGATAAAAGCTTTTTTACTTTACACACTTGCTGAATTATATTCTTTGGAAGGTCAATCGGATAAAGGAATAAAAATATTAGAAGAGATTGTTAACGAATATCCTCAAACAGATGAATATTTTCTTGCCAGGAATTCATTAGGTTCAAATCAAAATCAACAAGTAAAGGATGAAATAATTGTTGGTGTAATTCTTCCGCTTACAGATAAAGATGGCAAACGAAACATTGCTGCAGAGGAAATGCTGGAGGGAATAAAATACGCTTTCCACGAAATTAATTTTAATCGGGATAATAAAATTGGTTTACTTATCAGAGACTCAAAAAGAAATGAGGAAGAAATCAGGGATATCGTTCAGGAGTTTGATTCAGATAAACGAGTTAAAGCAGTTATCGGACCAGTATACAGCGATGAATCAGAAATAGTTGTTTCTGCATTGAGTCAAACTGATCTTGTGTTCATTTCACCAACTGCTACTGATGAAGATTTAACAGAAAATAATGATCAGTTTTATCAGGCAAATCCTCCTTTCACGGTTCGGGGAAAAGTTTTTGCTCAGTATATTTTTTTGAAAGAAGGAAAGAAAAATTTTGCTATACTGAATTCGCTCGAAGGTTATTCTCCAATCCTGGCTAAATCATTTGCAGACGAGTTTCAACGGTTAGGTGGAAATATTCTTTCTAAAGAAACTTATCGTTCAAAATCGGTTGACTTATCAAAACAAATTTCTAATTTATCTCAATATCTTGGTGAACTTGACGGAATCTACATTCCATTATCTGATAAAGCCGATGCAGAAATAATTTTATCCGAAATGCTGAAACAAAATTTTATTGTTCCAGTTTATGGTAATCAGGACTGGTTAAATGCAAAAGGACTTGAAACATCAAGTACAATCAGTAACTCATTAAAAATCACTTCAGATTATTTTATCGATTTTACTGATAAATCATTTACTGAGTTCAATCAGAATTTTCTTAATACAACCGATAAAGAAATTACCCGCAATGTTTTATATGGCTACGATGCTGCAAAGTATCTTGTTACTGTATTGCGTGCCATTCAGCCAACAAGAAATACCGTTAAATTAAAAATTGACTCAGGATTAAAAAGCAACGGTTATCATAACAACATTTCGTTCAGCAAGAAAAAGAGAAATCTTTATCTAAACATTCTGAATTACTCAGATGGTAAATTTCAACTAATTGAAAAGTATCGTGGAACAGAATAAAGGAGACAACCATTTCTCAGAAGGTAAAAGATCTTCCTCTTGATGATCGTCCTCGTGAAAAATTAATTTTAAGAGGACCTCAAAGTCTGTCCGATGCAGAATTAATAGCAATTCTGCTTCGAACCGGAATGAAAGGAAAGTCAGTTTTAACAATTGCGCAGGAGATGATAAATAAAGAAGGTAACCTTGCTGTATTATCATCCAAATCTCATGCTGCTTTGATTAAAACCAGTGGTATAGGAAAGGATAAGGCTGCAACATTAGTCGCGGCATTTGAGCTTGCCAAAAGAATTCTTCACCAACAAAAATGGCTATTCGATAAAAAGATTACTTCACCTTCTGATGTTGCGGAAATCTATATCCCATTACTAAAAAATGAAACCAAAGAACAATTTTGGGTATTATGTTTGAACAACTCAAATAAAATTATCAAACAGGAAGCAATTTCAATCGGGAAT
This genomic window contains:
- the efp gene encoding elongation factor P, yielding MADTSDFRNGLIIKFRNEPYVITEFLHVKPGKGGAFVRTTLKNLKTGRVLENTFRAGESIEIIRVERRKFQYLYRDGDFLVCMDNETFEQINVPKELFGDSVEFLKESTEVEILFSDNEIITVEPPIFVNLAVTQTEPGFRGNTATGAVKPATLETGATINVPLFIEIGDVLKVDTRTGEYVERVKSN
- a CDS encoding tetratricopeptide repeat protein; its protein translation is MDAQEKEKLKQMADNFVLTGKYLHAAQIYHRLLDETGKMDYKFSLAETYLQMGFIDASDKYYISVLDEFPNNDEMRLEVSSLLIKSKNWEKIIEILSMVDSNKKSVVDFILGFAYLKTEDYKFAKHYLEKFIKSEDDPELKIEAVYYLGIANYHENNFEEAIKRFKESEFHQNSNADFYFYLASSYRMLGMFTHASLYITKALRLNRKSAGILLEAAKIYNKLEQFKKANKYLSMYGEVSKTVPNDYLITLAENFLGLKRIKDAEKVISLIDDEESENPEVIAIKSRISKISDTK
- the gcvH gene encoding glycine cleavage system protein GcvH yields the protein MNIPENLKYTKDHEWVRVEGNIGVIGITDYAQSELGDVVFVDIDESLAEISKGASCGTIEAVKTVSDVFAPFSGKVVEVNPKLKDNPELLNSDPYGKGWMIKAEISNTSELDDLLDATAYKNLIGQ
- the accC gene encoding acetyl-CoA carboxylase biotin carboxylase subunit — protein: MFNKILIANRGEIALRIIRACKELGIKTVAVYSEADRESLHVTFADEAVCIGPPLGKESYLKIPAIISAAQVTGADAIHPGYGFLAENANFSEICTESDITFIGPTPQMITAMGDKSYAKDTMKKNGVPVIPGSDGVVRELKEAIRISHEIGFPVIIKASAGGGGKGMRIVWEEKDFEKAFVTAQTEAESAFGNPDVYIEKFLENPRHIEVQVVGDKHGNVYHYGERDCSVQRRHQKLIEEAPSPVLDENLREKMGEAAVLGAHSVNYLGAGTIEFLLDKYHNFYFMEMNTRIQVEHPVTEMVYDVDLIREQILVAAGEKASPPPHKHMGHAIEFRINAEDPEKDFRPSPGKITSLHFPGGLGVRIDSHIYQSYTIPPYYDSLIAKLIVWAKDRPQALARAKRALEEFIIEGIKTTIPFHLQVLQDERFISGNFDTGFLEKFTFKKLD
- the radC gene encoding DNA repair protein RadC, producing the protein MSQKVKDLPLDDRPREKLILRGPQSLSDAELIAILLRTGMKGKSVLTIAQEMINKEGNLAVLSSKSHAALIKTSGIGKDKAATLVAAFELAKRILHQQKWLFDKKITSPSDVAEIYIPLLKNETKEQFWVLCLNNSNKIIKQEAISIGNLNSSVVHQREVFKVAIDNNAASLILMHNHPSGNPEPSNEDIVITRKLVEAGKIMDIPIFDHIIIAGNNYTSFVERRLI
- the accB gene encoding acetyl-CoA carboxylase biotin carboxyl carrier protein gives rise to the protein MDLNLIKKLVKILETSEVTDIEIEENGTKIKVAKKVRVAPAMQTISTVPSQPTSVSVQQKEEVKPVEKKTSDESAESNLHTVRSPIVGTFYRAPAPDADPYVQVGDVVSVGTVLCIVEAMKLMNEIESDVNGKVVKILVENGKPVEYNQPLFLIQPM
- the guaA gene encoding glutamine-hydrolyzing GMP synthase, whose product is MQHTELILILDFGSQFTQLITRRVREANVYSEIYPHTISLEKITELNPKGIIFSGGPMSVYDNGAPDVDDKIFNLGIPILGICYGLQLISKKLYGKVERASDREYGRTECEVLKGSVLFKDVKKKSVVWMSHGDNVTEPPKGFEVIAISKHSPICAIENAERKIYGVQFHPEVHHTEEGVKIIRNFLFEICKCKGDWTPANFINQSIKEIKDKVGTANVICALSGGVDSTVAAVLVKQAIGEQLICIHIDTGLMRKNESKEISELFNSKLNLKHIHIDASEIFLEKLKNVSDPELKRKIIGNTFIEVFDREAKKFENVKFLVQGTLYPDVIESVSVKGASATIKTHHNVGGLPDKMNLKLIEPFRELFKDEVRNVGRALNIPEEFIERHPFPGPGLAVRILGPVDKEKLDILREADDIFIKAIKQHNLYKKIWQAFAVLLPVQSVGVMGDSRTYENVLALRAVTSVDGMTADWFPFDHDFLAEVSNTIINKVRGINRVVYDISSKPPATIEWE
- a CDS encoding ABC transporter substrate-binding protein; amino-acid sequence: MNKLKLKTIGLILTILAFHITAQSSDEQKFNEAVKLFKDRKYQTALTNFKVISDKENPNQTAAKFFVVKSLIELKKYSEAEKEAIEFLEKFSSSKYADEVNILLIKSFLEQKKYKSAFRQSIDLLKSSSSTSYKIDAKSIAQKIARNYLSSYDLKEYSDKENDKKIKAFLLYTLAELYSLEGQSDKGIKILEEIVNEYPQTDEYFLARNSLGSNQNQQVKDEIIVGVILPLTDKDGKRNIAAEEMLEGIKYAFHEINFNRDNKIGLLIRDSKRNEEEIRDIVQEFDSDKRVKAVIGPVYSDESEIVVSALSQTDLVFISPTATDEDLTENNDQFYQANPPFTVRGKVFAQYIFLKEGKKNFAILNSLEGYSPILAKSFADEFQRLGGNILSKETYRSKSVDLSKQISNLSQYLGELDGIYIPLSDKADAEIILSEMLKQNFIVPVYGNQDWLNAKGLETSSTISNSLKITSDYFIDFTDKSFTEFNQNFLNTTDKEITRNVLYGYDAAKYLVTVLRAIQPTRNTVKLKIDSGLKSNGYHNNISFSKKKRNLYLNILNYSDGKFQLIEKYRGTE